Proteins encoded together in one Chloroflexota bacterium window:
- a CDS encoding DUF4127 family protein, whose protein sequence is MSKVALIPLDDRPPNYDFPQYVGRIAGMEVLLPPREWLGNLWRGAQIERITEWLRDLASQLDAAVVALDTLGYGGLVSSRISYDSVDTVLGRLQVLRDLKRAHPELTLLGFNVLMRITRGNATEEEKPYWATYGARMFRLSYLTDKADMGDASSEEIAERDQLATELPEEIVRDYLDGRAHNHAVNRAMLQWTREGIFDYLLIPQDDTMEYGWNIAESRALRREIRALGLSDRAITYPGADEIGMILLARVICRENGLTPRVWTRYASCRAGDVITAYEDRPMPELIKAHLAPLGGVLVGSPEEADFSLFVNSPGEVQGEGVFQLPLRWSEEELAERVPQAARWIEEHQVSDALRATRREMHTVFRDVDEFVRAAADEISRGRRVAIADVAFVNGADLALGDRLMEAGLAPRLAGYAGWNTAGNTLGTVLAHAVAWAAHLRRGGDREGLRAHLAYLFLRFLDDYLYQAIARTEVMLVDLPALGLEPMVSELPRDVEAVRERVSARLLERARALTDLFREVSTSETGWPEISEISVHDIYLPWKRLFEMGCQIEVRFVDDR, encoded by the coding sequence ATGTCGAAGGTGGCGTTGATCCCTTTGGATGATCGTCCACCCAACTACGACTTCCCGCAGTACGTCGGCCGCATCGCCGGGATGGAGGTATTGTTGCCGCCCCGGGAGTGGTTGGGCAATCTGTGGCGTGGGGCCCAGATCGAGCGCATCACGGAGTGGCTGCGCGATCTGGCCTCCCAATTGGACGCGGCCGTGGTCGCCCTGGACACGTTGGGGTACGGCGGACTGGTTAGCTCCCGCATCTCGTACGACAGCGTGGACACGGTGCTTGGCCGATTGCAGGTGCTTCGGGATCTGAAGCGGGCCCATCCCGAGCTCACCTTGCTCGGCTTCAACGTGCTCATGCGCATCACTCGTGGCAACGCGACCGAGGAGGAGAAGCCCTACTGGGCCACGTATGGCGCCCGCATGTTCCGGCTGTCGTACCTGACCGATAAGGCGGATATGGGCGATGCCTCGTCGGAGGAGATCGCCGAGCGTGATCAGCTGGCGACCGAGTTGCCCGAGGAGATCGTACGGGATTACCTGGACGGCCGCGCTCACAATCATGCTGTCAACCGGGCGATGCTGCAGTGGACGCGCGAGGGGATCTTCGATTATCTGCTCATCCCCCAGGATGACACGATGGAGTACGGCTGGAACATCGCCGAGAGCCGGGCTCTGCGTCGGGAGATCCGGGCGTTGGGGCTGTCCGATCGGGCGATCACCTATCCCGGCGCCGACGAGATCGGGATGATCCTGCTGGCCCGCGTCATCTGCCGGGAGAACGGTCTGACGCCGCGCGTGTGGACGCGCTATGCTTCGTGTCGGGCGGGCGACGTGATCACCGCGTACGAGGACCGCCCCATGCCCGAGCTGATCAAGGCGCATCTGGCCCCGTTGGGCGGCGTGCTGGTCGGCTCTCCCGAGGAGGCGGACTTCTCGCTGTTCGTCAACTCCCCCGGCGAGGTACAGGGCGAGGGCGTGTTCCAGCTTCCGCTGCGCTGGAGCGAGGAGGAACTGGCGGAGCGGGTCCCTCAGGCCGCCCGCTGGATCGAGGAACACCAGGTCTCGGATGCGCTGCGGGCGACGCGGCGGGAGATGCACACCGTCTTCCGCGATGTGGACGAATTCGTGAGGGCCGCGGCCGATGAGATCTCGCGGGGAAGACGGGTCGCCATCGCGGACGTGGCCTTCGTGAACGGCGCCGATCTGGCGTTGGGAGATCGGCTGATGGAGGCCGGACTGGCGCCGCGGCTGGCCGGATATGCAGGGTGGAACACGGCGGGGAACACGTTGGGGACCGTGTTGGCCCACGCCGTCGCCTGGGCGGCCCATCTGCGGCGTGGCGGGGATCGCGAGGGGCTCCGGGCTCACCTGGCCTACCTCTTCCTGCGCTTCCTGGATGACTACCTCTATCAGGCCATCGCCCGCACGGAGGTGATGTTGGTGGATCTGCCCGCACTGGGGCTGGAACCCATGGTGTCCGAGCTTCCTCGGGATGTGGAGGCCGTGCGGGAGCGGGTGTCCGCCCGGCTGCTGGAGCGGGCGAGAGCCCTGACCGATCTCTTTCGCGAGGTTTCCACATCAGAGACAGGATGGCCCGAGATCTCGGAGATCTCAGTGCATGATATCTATCTCCCGTGGAAGCGCCTGTTCGAGATGGGCTGCCAAATTGAGGTTCGCTTCGTGGATGATCGTTGA
- a CDS encoding Gfo/Idh/MocA family oxidoreductase codes for MEEKVRVAVVGAGGIGGIHLRAYAQSGRAEIVAVADVVPEAARTRAEAFGCRAYTDYREMFDREVPQAISVCTPPVAHREVTEAALARGLAVLCEKPLARTVEEARAMVEAADRTGGILMTALCHRFHPAVRTLREMIAAGRLGRIVHFHNRFAFRFVGVERTWFVQPEVAGGGILIDTAVHSVDLFRFLVGEVESAWARLQTVLPELTVEDSAVLHVRSVDGVDGVIECSWVTPVSEAAIWVYGTEGEAIVDYAAAELRYRLEGDDDWTHVPDEGPDRFAGEVTHFLDCVASGTRPMVDGRDGLRALEILAAGYRSVETGCVEMVGD; via the coding sequence ATGGAAGAGAAGGTGAGAGTGGCCGTCGTGGGCGCAGGGGGGATCGGCGGCATCCACCTGAGGGCCTACGCGCAGAGCGGGCGGGCCGAGATCGTGGCCGTGGCCGATGTGGTCCCAGAGGCGGCGCGCACCCGGGCGGAGGCCTTCGGCTGCCGGGCCTACACGGACTACCGCGAGATGTTCGACCGCGAGGTGCCACAGGCGATCAGCGTGTGCACGCCGCCCGTGGCTCATCGGGAGGTGACGGAGGCCGCGCTGGCGCGCGGGCTGGCCGTGCTGTGCGAGAAGCCGCTGGCGCGCACCGTGGAGGAGGCGAGGGCGATGGTGGAGGCCGCCGATCGCACGGGGGGCATCCTGATGACGGCGCTGTGCCACCGCTTCCACCCGGCCGTGCGCACCCTGCGGGAGATGATCGCCGCGGGCCGCCTGGGGCGGATCGTCCATTTCCACAACCGGTTCGCGTTCCGATTCGTCGGGGTGGAGCGCACCTGGTTCGTACAACCTGAGGTCGCCGGCGGCGGGATTCTCATCGATACCGCCGTACACTCCGTAGATCTCTTCCGCTTCCTGGTGGGCGAGGTGGAGAGCGCGTGGGCTCGCCTCCAGACTGTCCTGCCGGAGCTGACGGTGGAGGACAGCGCGGTGTTGCATGTACGCTCGGTGGATGGGGTGGACGGCGTGATCGAGTGCTCGTGGGTGACACCGGTGTCCGAGGCGGCCATCTGGGTCTACGGGACCGAGGGCGAGGCCATCGTGGATTACGCGGCGGCCGAGCTGCGCTACCGGCTGGAGGGGGATGACGACTGGACCCACGTTCCGGATGAGGGACCTGATCGCTTCGCAGGGGAAGTGACCCACTTCCTGGATTGCGTGGCGAGCGGGACGCGTCCGATGGTGGATGGCCGGGATGGCCTGCGAGCGCTGGAGATCCTGGCTGCTGGCTATCGCTCCGTGGAGACCGGATGCGTGGAGATGGTTGGCGATTAG